The region CAATGGTTAATGGCAGGAGAATTATTGATGCCGCGGACCCCCGTGTGAAGGAGACCATTCAGGATCTGTATGACTTGGCCGAGACAGGCGTGCGCGGTGCATTTCTGGATTCCTGGCCATTCTTGTGGAAGCTGCCGGAATGGATGTTCCCTGTTTGCAGGCAGGCCCGCAAGATCGCCGCAAAGCATCGTGAGTACATCTGGAGGAATTATTCCGATGTTGCAAAGCGGACAAGTCAGGGAGAGGTGCTCCCTTCGGTCAACCATGCGATACAAGAAAAACTCAAGCAAGGCTGGCCAGGGGTTTCAGAGATCGAGGGTGCGGAAATTGGCCATCACTTGCTGACAGGCACAACCGACACTACCGCATCTACCCTGATCAACTGGGTCGCGGCGATGTGTCTGCATCCTGAAGCACAAAAAAAAGCTCAGGAAGGTAGGTCTTTTTCCGCCACTCAAAATTACGCCACAGACTGACCATTCAGAAATCGACCGTGTTGTTGGGCCGAATCGGCTACCCACCGACGCGGACGCGGCGAATCTTCCTTACGTCCAACAGGTAATCCAAGAGTGAGTGTAAACGTCCAGTTGTCATTTCCACATATTCCCTAGATCTGATTCCCACTAGGGCCCAGCGTTGGATCACTGCAGTTCCACTATCGCTCCCCCGCGCTGCCAACGCACCCGTACATTGGGGAAAGTACACCATTCCcgaagaaactggactgaTAATGAACTCGCACGCCCTCCACAACGACCCTGACATTTTTCCAGAACCAGACAAGTTTAAACCGGAGCGATGGGAGGGAAAGCCCAATGCCAGCTCCAACGGAGATGCACAGCTTCTTTTCACTTTCGGAGCCGGTCGTCGAGTCTGTCCCGGGCAGCACCTTGCAGAAAGGAGTTTGTTTCTTGTCATCTCGCATTGGCTCTGGGGGTTTGACACACTACAAGCGACAGATGATGATAAAAATAAAATCCCCATTGACAAGGACGATTTGAGACCGGGATTCATCGTGTGTCTCAACCCATTTCCAGCGAAGATAACGCCTCGCACGGCTCAGCATCGCGAATTGATTGAAAGAATTTGGAAGGAAGAATTGGAAGTCTCACTTGACGAGAGTCAGCAGTGGAAGGCGACTCCGGAGGGTATTGCGAGACTTCTGGAGAGAGTTGGGAAGTGATCATGGTATCAAGCAAACAATTGCGACCGCTGCACTGAACACGGCAATACAGCATGAACTTAAGGCCATTGAGAGGTGAATCTAGAGCTGACTGAATGAGCAACTGCTACCCAATGGCGTCCCCGGATGAACTGAAAGTAATCCGAACATCGCTTCCTTTGATAGTCTGAGACGTATTTAGAAACTGTTCCAAATGAGAAAAGATAAGACATTTGA is a window of Aspergillus nidulans FGSC A4 chromosome VI DNA encoding:
- a CDS encoding cytochrome P450 (transcript_id=CADANIAT00009371); translated protein: MTMAALDVFNVPYSVPLLGSTVVILIGFIAIKALRVGSRPKGLPPGPPTEFIWGNTKQIDLFYPQYQYRKWAQQYGPVYTVMLGDTAHVVVSGLRDVRDIFIKQGASSQNRPPSRFQLLMRDGFFPGLNNGEKWRQSRRMWQAVLNNSAAKQYLPYQELETRQLLFDLLRAPTEWRDHIERYSNSVAMTMVNGRRIIDAADPRVKETIQDLYDLAETGVRGAFLDSWPFLWKLPEWMFPVCRQARKIAAKHREYIWRNYSDVAKRTSQGEVLPSVNHAIQEKLKQGWPGVSEIEGAEIGHHLLTGTTDTTASTLINWVAAMCLHPEAQKKAQEEIDRVVGPNRLPTDADAANLPYVQQVIQEAQRWITAVPLSLPRAANAPVHWGKYTIPEETGLIMNSHALHNDPDIFPEPDKFKPERWEGKPNASSNGDAQLLFTFGAGRRVCPGQHLAERSLFLVISHWLWGFDTLQATDDDKNKIPIDKDDLRPGFIVCLNPFPAKITPRTAQHRELIERIWKEELEVSLDESQQWKATPEGIARLLERVGK